CAATATTATTAACTAGAACATACcaaataatttcattattatatcGTGATATTAAAATACATACAATTCTTGCATGAAAATACATGCCTGATCTTGCGCGTGCTCATCAACACAAGACCCTGCTAATATCGTGTCTAAAATTTCATTGGCTGCTTGTATACCTGGAGCTACTTTTTCTTGACGTCCTGAGCCCAATCCCGAACCACCAAAAATACATCCACTAGTGGTAGTACATAATATGCTATAATGATTAAGACTCTGCTAGAAACATGCTGTACAAAAttccattcttttgtagtatttAAATTTTACTTAATGCCAGATCCATTTCCAACAGCTACGGATCTATCCTCTTTGTAGACTTCAATATTTATAGGTGGCACTGGAATGTTACGTTTACTCAAACCTTCGGTTAAAACCGATCTTGCATCGGTTGCCATTTTATGTGCTTCCTATATCGAGTAAGCTGAATATATTAATCTACTATTTACAGGAGTAAAATGCTTGATACTATAGAAAACTTGAAAGATACATACACCAATATGAACAACGCCTGCAACGTATGCCCATCCTAATATTTCATTCGGAATTCCAGAATCGGTTAATGTGATCGCATACAAGGCTGGCACAGGTTTTATACACAAATGTACCTCTCCACCTCCCTTTGGATAATAACCCCTCCATACATTATTAAAAGATTAATGtttttttatacaaaatatCAATAAACTCTGGCAAAATCTTAAGAACACAATCAAGTATATATACCTTgttataactttaaaataaaaatcAGCTCCAAATTTGTTAAGTAACGGTTTTAATACCTCTGTGAGATACTCTATATGCGGCCCCATAGGAACATTTGTACCACCTTTAAGTATCAACGTAACCGCGTCCCTTTGCGGAAAGAAAAGAGCACAAGGCAGAGCTACTTGAGCCAATAAGCAAATACAACCAGCTGTTCCTGTATCTACAAAAAATGTATGCTTTTTGTGCGCGTTCAATTGACCGGGCTTAAATTCTAAACTCGTAGATCCTATGTGTGCTCCGTAAACTTCCGCATTGCACATATCTTTCAACAGTTCAACCCCTGCAATTGTATCTCGTTAAACTTAACGATGTCGATCACATTGCACTTTAACTAATAGAAGCATACCCTTTAAGTGTTGTGCGGCAAGTCCTGGTTTCGGACGACCCGCCCGTATATTGTCAATTTTAACTGAAATTTTGTATAACGCACTCAGGCAAAGGGCTATCCTTAATACTTGACCGCCCTAAATCCAAAGGAAACCTCAGCATTAACAAATTTTCATTTTAATcaataaattttgtataataaaAATACTTTTACAAAACGTACACCTTCGCCTAAACTTCCATCGATAAGCATCGAAGAGGACATCGTacgaataattatttaatcgaacGTGCAGAGAAGTACGCAGAAATTATATTCGACTCTAATCTCTTTTCCTCTTCTAAATGCTTCAACATAAATGACACCGTTGCATCGTGTGAATTCTCCTGAAAAACTTACAACCCAAACAACACATCGAACCGCATAATACTTGAAAAGGCACCAGCGTATCTCGGTGGCGCCCCCAAGTTCCGTAACGCCACAGGGCTATTAACAGGATTAcacaggtaagagagagaaagatgctatAAGAAAGAATGAGACAAACGATGACTACCCTcctctagaacccgtggcgccatctctgtggaaagagCTGAAACTACTCGTCGAATAGTTTCCGCGCCTGTcgtagagatggcgcca
The sequence above is a segment of the Xylocopa sonorina isolate GNS202 chromosome 7, iyXylSono1_principal, whole genome shotgun sequence genome. Coding sequences within it:
- the Rtca gene encoding RNA 3'-terminal phosphate cyclase, with protein sequence MSSSMLIDGSLGEGGGQVLRIALCLSALYKISVKIDNIRAGRPKPGLAAQHLKGVELLKDMCNAEVYGAHIGSTSLEFKPGQLNAHKKHTFFVDTGTAGCICLLAQVALPCALFFPQRDAVTLILKGGTNVPMGPHIEYLTEVLKPLLNKFGADFYFKVITRGYYPKGGGEVHLCIKPVPALYAITLTDSGIPNEILGWAYVAGVVHIGEAHKMATDARSVLTEGLSKRNIPVPPINIEVYKEDRSVAVGNGSGINILCTTTSGCIFGGSGLGSGRQEKVAPGIQAANEILDTILAGSCVDEHAQDQLIILMALAKGTSKINLGNKKLTCHTETAIKVAEMMLNQFNLRFKLCEDKNDKGNVSYTLECEGCGYDNKNIR